In Tripterygium wilfordii isolate XIE 37 chromosome 17, ASM1340144v1, whole genome shotgun sequence, the genomic window TCAAGATCAAAAGGTGATTATCCATATACCATGGTGCTTCTTCTGACACCCGAGTCAAGGAAAATTCATTTGGGAAGATGAACTGGAAGAAATTTGGTCCTAAGTCAAGGAAGTGAAGATCCTCCCCAAATCCCCAAGCTCTTCGAAATACAATAAGAACAACCATATTATTCAAGATCCTCTGGGAAAGAATCTTACCTACCATAATATTCGGGAAATCTTTCAAGTTTTCTTggatcttttcttcttgttgtaCCACCTTCTCCCCCTCTTCTGTTGTAAGGGAGAAATTTGCTATAGAATTGACAACGGCTTCCATGAGGATGAGAGAATGAGTAGAGAGGCAACAATTTTTGGTGAAGGAAACCCTAACATACCATACTCAATAGAGAGACCAAACCCTCACTAGAAGAGAGAAACTCTCAAGTAGAGAGaggtgataaaaaaaatatatataatagtataGTAAACCTGCTCAAATAAGTAATAAGAATGTTGATAAAAATAGTTAACATATAagaatgcacaaaaagttaTACAAATGAATATTATGAAGATGTTAAATAGTTTAAGCAcagacaaaaagtcaaaatcaaATGCAGGGAAAAATGGAGGATAAAAGATATAGTTAAATGGGACCCACTCCCATTAATGACACAGGAACAACCACATTGTGCATTTTTGTTGTGGTATGGATGCTTATAAAATGATATTTGATGAGGCATGAATGAATGTATGGATGCAATAATGACattctaattatttttttttgttgtggcaTGGAGAGAGGAGGGGAATTTGGTTGGCCTATGTGGTTGTCTCCTTTGTATTGATTGGGCCCCACTTAAgaccatagtttttaaaacaAGCACATCGGTCAAACCATAAAAATCGTGACCCGATAACACTGCCGATTTTTTACTTACAAAAGACCGTTTAAGCACTAAACCGTGAAAAACCAAGTTGAACCGCCGGTTTTAATGAAAACCGTGAACCgcgtatttataaaaaaaaccacGGATTGTCGAAATGCCTATTTTAGGCATCaactataatatttttaaactaTTAATTACCCCCACTAGGTAACGTTATTATCTTAAATACACATGTATGTCTGAGACTTCGAATAAAAGGTTATCTCTTTGCGTTTTATGCACTCCCTCTTGAGGTTACTCTTTCTTTTCAACCGATGTAGGATTCACGAGCCTGTCAAATGCATTACAAATACATACTTCACTAGGTCCCACAACGAGAAAGCACAATTGGATTGGTGCTTTGAAAGTTGTTCCTTGTTGCAATAGTGTGAATGTGAAACCTATTGTATTTGGTTTATCCAATATCAATTAAAAGGctactctctttctttctttttttttcttttttctttttattttgtatgaGATGATGGTTGGTGTTTTTCTATTGGTTGTTGGTTTTAGCatttgtatttaatttataatatatacGATATAGTATATATTAATtactaattattatatattatataggtaaatatttattattttattatttataaaaacaTGCGGTTCACCCTTTATCATAACGGTTGGACCTCGAAAACCTTGAACTTTCAGTCTTGATGTTTCGATGCACGAATcggttttaaaaactatgcttaAGACGACAATCAATAACAAATCTCTCATTCTCTTACTACTATTTCTCTCTACCATTTGCAGCTTTATAGGTTACGGTGCACAACCGattacattaatttattatatttttttctctttgtggATTTCTcttgaatcccacatcgaagaATCACTAATATTGTCTCGCAACTTGATTATAAAACCATCAGAGGTGTATCCATGACTGTGAGTTTTAACAAACCAGAGCGTTTTAACTACTTGTTCAATTAAACATCATAATCGACCTGACTTTGTTCAAGGAGAGTTGCTGCCTAAAAATCCAGAAAAATATTGTCTCTCTAAATTTCGTCACCCCTTTTATATACTAGTGTTTCAAAATTAGGAAAATCTAAAACTATTAGAATTTTGTACGCTATCTGTGTCGAGCCCATTCAAGTGCCCTCAAGCCACTCGAGCGGCCTATAATATGCCTTATGTTCTCGCATGTCACTTAAGGGGCACACGAGCGCTCCTGGGCACTGGAGCACCCAAAAATACCTTTTTTATTCCAACAGTCCCCTATTTCACGCTCAAGCGCCTAAGGGTACTAGAACGGCCTTCTATCGTCTTTTTTAAGTCAATTTCATGCTGATTCACCCTTTCTTTGTTCTATATGTTTGCACCAACTCTCCTACATTATAAACACAATAAATTCAAATACCATCAACTCAATTCCATCAAAATTATGTAATTAACTCAtgcaattaaggaaatcatgaaTTGGTGATTGAGGACTTTCATACAAACATACTATAGTACCCCATTTTAGTCCAGCCCGAGGGTCTAACCCATGAACATGAATTCTACTAAGGTCCTAAGGCTGCAACTTTGTACAGAGATGGGGTACAGGTTCAAAATTATAAACTTTTATTGATCCGAAGTAAGATGacaaatgaaaaaggaaaaatacaaAGTTCACTTCGTAAAGAAGCCATCGACAGATCATCCTTCCTTTGGACGCAATTGACAGACCCAAATCCTGACGATCCATCACTTGACGAGAGCAAAGGCTGGAAAGGTGTCATCGTGTATCCCTATTTGAATAGTAGGAGGTCTCTCTCCGACTCTTTCTCTGGCTCAAACAGGAGATGCACGTATGATGCTTTGGCCGACCGCCAATGCCCACCATCAATGCCCGACTAGAGGCAAATGTGAGTGTAACACCTCTCCTTCATCCGAGGTGGTTACACAGCACGGTAGCTATCCACGCGTTCCCATTCGTTTGGGTCCACGCGTATAGCCCTCGTCAACCTCTTGGAATCatactaaaacatcaataataGCTACCACAATATTTCGAAGTCTCTTAGTTACATCACCAAGATAAAGTTGACCATCACTACTTAGGTTGTACCTTACAATTTATTGAAAGTAAAAACCagcatacatataaacatagcATCCAAGCCTTGTGCGAGCTCAAACACGTCCTCTTAACTTGTATTATTCATAGTTTTCAGACCTGGATCGGCTTGCCGGTCAGACCGTGAAACCCGTGACCCGACGATATACACGGGCCGATTCATGTAGTTTGATCGTTTAAGCAATGAACCGTGGACAACCGCGAGTTAAACCCGTAAAACCACCGAACTGTCGACAACCGCGAGTTAAACCCGTAAAACCACCGAACCGTGAACCGTGCGGTTTAATGAAAACCCGCTTGATCGACTAGATTGACGGTGGACAAGCAGATCAACGATGGTGGACAAAGCAGATTGGTGACAAAGGGACACCATTGGTGTTGGGTAAGCAGATCAGCGAGATGGAGAAACTGGAGTAGATCAGTGATGGCGATGCAGATCAGAGATGAGTGATATTGGCAGCAAGAGTCCAGGCCATGAGCAAGAGGGGGGCACAAAGACTTCGACAGGGAAGTGGAGAGGGCCTGCAACTCTACAGTGAAGAGTTTTCACTTTGAGGAGATTTCGGTGGTGATGAACGTCGGTTATGCCTCtgtctggtttttttttataattttctctctttgttgaaGAGAAAACGAAGGGAAAAAGCTAGCAAGACATCTAGAAAGCtccaaatataatattatagtaGTACTGTATTATAGactaattataatatatataggaGTCTAGTTCTAGAAGACTCCATTATACAATCttatgtaatatatattatataatgtatataCAATATACttctgaaaaaaaatttatatacaatatatttagatgtaATATAATACAatatatctaatatatattaaattgtaGTGTTATTGGCTTATTGCTTAATGAACTAATGAAGTTATTGTTTAAGTATATATAGTTACATACTTATTTAgtatattatatactatatagtatatactaaattactaataattatatactatataactaaatatttattattttattatttaaaaaatatgcgGTTCAACCTCCATCATAACGGTTGAACCTCGAAACCCTTGAACCTTCAGCCTTGACGGTTCGATGCACGggtcgggtttaaaaactatggtattattattattatctacaTGTATGGAAAACATGTAGGAGGGTTAACCAAGCTAATCCAAAGAacaattaaattttcaaaaataaatatataaagtaAATCTTCCTCGCATAAGTCATACTCAACAATTGAGACCTAAATCAAATATTTTCGGGTATATCTAGGACAAAAGAAATTCTATGCATGTcacttcataaaaaaaataaaatatatatatatatatatatatatatatatatatatatatatatctataaatatataggtatataaaaaaatatgcatgtatatatgttatCATAAAATAATTCTCAATAATTCCTCCACATATGATCCACAAATTGGACAGCGTCCCTCGTACGGTTTATCCCGAAGTCGTCACTCCGGTTTGTAGGGAGGGAACACCACGTGTGAGCCTCTTTGTCAAGAAAGTTTGTGGTACTTTTATGATCGGCAGTGAGTAGGGTCAACACTTCCTACCACACCCGAACACATCATATTGCAAATTCAAATAGTCCCCACAACCGGGCCAAGGTTTGGGGTTGCCACATGCACCGACTTTCACAAGATAACTCATAACTAAATAATAATCCATCAAGTACAATTCACCAAGAATGTGGAATAGGAATTTCAACACATACTTAAAGGTAGTATTACTTCAAAATTTAATATGAAGTTCCAAAACATTTTATAAACCACATTCCAATAAACCcataataaatatttcaagtctCAAGTAAATACCAAACTTGTCATTTATCAATCCAAGGTATTCAAGGACTTTACTTACCCATTTGGTCAAACAACATGTAtaaatatgtgtgtatatatatatatatatatgtatatgtattttcGGGACATCACATGTATAACTTAAAAGCACACATAGAGATTAgtcataaaaatatatatgcaatataTAATCTGTTCCTTTTTGACCGAGCCCCTAGCATGCGTATTTATCATATAAAcagatgtatataaatatatatttatatatatacattcactTACATATGTATGAGGATTTCAACAACATTATTGCCACATCGGCCGGACATgagcatatatgtatatgtcgtataaaatatttaatataaagGCAATATATGTGCATTTCAGCAACTTTTAACTCCAACCAGAAGCTTCATCAAGATTTTTTTGTAGCAACATCAATTCACAAAAATCATCGTATATTTTTGGggaaataaattcaaaaaaaaatacctttatATCTAATAGCAATAGTTTTATAGAAATCATTTAGAATGTTCTAGCGGTGGGAACCCTCACCTTAGTCAATATTCCTACTCACAAACTAGAGCTTTTCCTTTGCGCTTGTCGTAAATCAAGTCGGGTTCGGTCCCTATTAATTTTCTTCTATTAGAATCGGTGGTGTTTATGggcaaatcaaatatcaaaagaaatattataatatgtGCACAACTTCCATTTTCTCATCATGCATGTCATTAGATCATCTTTTTTCTAAACCAAATCAATTTATTTCTTTACCTTCTTTTTGTAACTAGAACTTGTAACTCCTTTTGATCTCTTGCCAAGCCTTGTCTTCCAATATCTCCCTTTTCTTCAATGGTGAGACACTTCACTTActcagctctctctctctttcttggtAACCAAGAGTATGGAGAAGTGCAAAGTGAGCATGCCTTCCTCCTCTATTTATACACACACATCTCCTCTCCTTGCTTGACATGTGTCACTTCCTCACAAGCTTTCATATATTTTATGCATCTAAATACTCTATATCCATATCTTTATAAGATAACATAATCTCCTTCTATGATAGACTTTTGACACTTGTCACCATCTACAAAGGTTACTCTAATCTCCATAAATCCCTTATTTGCTATATCTCTCCTTAAATCCTCCATTGGTCCATTCTTAATcattattatgattttttttatatcttgtCCCATAACTCATCATTTTGTAGATATATTTGTATGAGACAACGAACCCTCTTTCACAACCTCCCTTTTTATCCAATCCTTTTCCACCTTTTTATTGACCAATTATACATCCTTACTTGCCAGCTACATAACTCCCTTCTCAACACACACTCTCTCACTTATTGGTCACAACCTTCCTTGAATTTATtcttaaattcttttattttgtctttATCCAAACCATAAAAACCTATAGTGTCCTTTTTATTCTAATAATGATCCATAATCTATCATACTCAACCTATGAAATTCTTATATGCCATATAGTATCATTATTTAAACTCTATCACACATAGTTAATAACTTAACACATTATCTCCTAAATACCATGCATTGTAAGCACAGTCATGCACAAGTGCATGTCTACCCATATGtatacgtgtgtgtatatatatatatatatatatattatttgctaTTAACGATTTTATGTAAGTCCTACCCAATAATGATctttatttaaatgaaaaagTATTAGACTTGTTTAGGCTTCACGACTAAACTATATTTACTAGGGTAAGATTTTAACTCACTTGATTAATGCTAGGGTCAAATTTTTGGAATGGTACATTTCTCTCCCCCTTAAGAAATTTCGTCCTTGAAATTTTTCATGTCTCTTTCAAACAATTCGGGATGTTTCTCTTTCATCAAATCTTCTCTTTCCCACGTAATTTCTTCAAACATTTTATTCCTCCATAACACTCTAACCATTCGAACTGTCTTATTTCGAAGATGTTTCTCTTGGAAGTCTTGTATCTCTACTGGCTCAGTGTCGAACTTCAAACTTTCCTCCAAATCCACCTGAGGTTCCGTGAGTACGTGTGATTCATCATAGACATACTTTCGTAATGCCGAGACATGAAATACGTCATGAAGTTTTGACAACTTGGGCTGCAGTGCAAGCCTATATGCTACGGGTCCCACTCTCTGGATAATTTCAAATGGTCCAATGTATCGTGGCGttaatttctttctctttttgtcttttaGCACTCCCTTCCATGGAGATATTTTCAGAAACACGTGATCACCAATGTTGAATTCCAACTCGCTTTCTCGATGACTTCTCCCGTGCTTTTGCCGATCTCATGCCATTTGGAGATTTTCTTTTACcattgaagcaaccggcatgaaaaacaaatgaagtcgccaccaattaatttttaggatgcaattggacatccattttgatctacgagaaaagtgggtaaggggTCTATTAAGCATAGGGAAGGTGTTacgcaccccacaactcccgaaatcggttaccttcaaaatttttttcctatttcgctctaatttgttttgaggaatgattgtatgtcccaaatatttaaatgagttttccatatgcctggaaaatcatgtattatcaaatgggaggaaatgttccattaatgttagaccaagatttgattttaaaaatcttatttttatgggttctgataaaaaaagaaaaaaggtgcacgggatcactatggtcattcccggcttgaccaaaaatgtttaataaaaaactccacttgaagtggtttttaataaaaagagggtgtacgggatcactatggccattcccggcttgaccaaaaatgtttaatgaaaaattccacttgaagtggtgtttgataaaaaagggtgcacgagttcactatggccattcccggcttggccaaaaatatttaatgaaagattccacttgaagtggtttttgataaaaaagggtgcacgggatcactatggccattcccgacttggccaaaaatgtttaatgaaacattccacttgaagtggtgtttgataaaaaagggtgcacgggatcactatggccattcccggcttggcaaaaaatgtttaatgaaagattccacttgaagtggtttttgataaaaaggtgcacgggatcactatggccattcccggcttgaccaaaaatgtttaatgaaaaattccacttgaagtggcgTTTgataaaaaagggtgcacgggatcactatggccattcccggcttggccaaaaatatttaacttggtcttggatgaaaaatccatatcggagtgggttttgatgttcttgatgatttggaaaagagGCTATTTGAATAAGAACATGGGAAtttgttttgatggttttggagaagagatttttgggaactcggttgatgcaccaaaaaggcccacaattaatgaaaaaggttcaattcaatccttactcacaattatattcttcatgagaaaagaaagaatcaattTATGGCTTattgaatgggccaaatatctttaaacccacctttgagtccttaaataaattctcctaatccctaaaaacatatttgctttccgggtccacgaaatccaaatgttttggatgaatgccaatggaaccccaatatcttgaaggctccttggtatttaaacaaaacatagaggttccataatttgatattggtgtgtttattaaggtgagacggcttggattaattctaatgactaacgtgttgcatttattttcatggcattcaaacatggCCTAGCAttcatctaagcatcatggcataataACATGACCTAGCATACATCTATGGATCATGACATAATGTGAGAATtgaaagtcctaagcatgcattctaatgcaatcatcattcacaaaatcaatccctagtttctatatgcttctagcatcctagaatatcatgtatgcattttctattttacatccactatttttctatcctattacaaggcttacactttacaattatgtacaaaagacaaatataaaatgaggaatacaaatattatacaacaattggaatattgTCCATGGGGCCCGTTGCTCAAATACTgtccaaatcttctaagtatgcccttcggcccaaataGTCCACTcggtccaaacccaacaagcaaacacaaaaatgggtcaaatgggcattcaaatataatatcacacCAAGCCCATATCTAAAGgttcatatacacatataaacatatacaatatcatacacattcatctccaaaccatgtacatacatatacatatataaacacataattCATAAATCTCTAAACCAAAAAACCTATACAGCCGATTCCTAATATTGCTGGGGGttgaacaaaacatatatacaaaacatcaaatatactCAAACCAAACggcaaaatatactcaaacaaaacaacaaatatactCAGTATATTGGCACACCAAATTGACTGATTATgaacaaatcaaatccaaatcctgtatcgcaaaaccaagtccaaatctaGTACCAgtaccaccgattatcattctatatagaacttgataattacaagaccaaatccgaCACAAAGCCAGCAAATCAActacaactagcagggtaaaaacagGGAATAATCtcagtcaatcatcatcaatatcgaacaaaataaaaacccacatcatgaaccaaatctacgagcaaaaggtttgaGCAACAACGCAGACACATTAGCAACGAGTCTAGACAAACACatacaataaaaccatatttgAATCACGgtatttgagtcattaccttctcaaggagacaaggAAAATCTTCTCTccctttttgtgatttttgtgcGGTGATCTCCTCTGATTCGTCTAATGTGTGCGGCTGCTTTCCTTTGTGTCCTCTCTTCCTTTCTCGGCTATCTGTCTTGTGTGGCTCTTCCCCGAATTCTCTCAAATTCTCTCTCGGTTTCctccctttttccttttttctttcttccctttgtgtgttgtgcggctgccttagtctctctctccctttttttttcttcaaaacccTATGGTGTGCTCTTTATATTGTGCAACTATCTCCCCACTAAAACCCTAACTCTTTCAATTTTCCCCTTTTGCCcctactttttctttccttttaaccaagatgactattctttttggtcttttccactttctaattttctatttaatttatttattctttttattctctagatattttctagggcttTGTTTTTAGcaattgggccaaaacttagTAATTAGGCcctaaattttgagtttatgaaTCCACGGGCTTTAAAGTAAAAACGAGtttgaatttcatttttcctcctttaatttttattttggatttcatatttttatttttcttttattactatttttggtcggacgaaaaccggttactacagctgcccccctttgtatgtcttttatgaagtaaaaggcaaacaaaggtgtagtcgaTCGATTTTCGTATGGAAGAACTGTAAAAGGTAATGCGTGGGATcattatggccattcccagcttggccagcaagaaaagaaagtgcatgggatcactatagccattcccagcttggctaatgaaaagaaagtgcatgggatcactacggtcattcccagcttggccagcaagaaaagaaagtgcatgggatcactacagccattcccagcttggctgatgaaaagaaagtgcatgggatcactacgaccattcccagcttggccagcaagaaaagaaagtgcatgggatcactacagccattcccagcttggctgatgaaaagaaaatggaTGG contains:
- the LOC119981870 gene encoding uncharacterized protein LOC119981870 → MLRACALEFKGGWEKYIQLVEFAYNNSYHASIDMAPFEALYGRKCRTPVCWDEEGARQLASKEIMEWTMEKGVLKDKKRKKLTPRYIGPFEIIQRVGPVAYRLALQPKLSKLHDVFHVSALRKYVYDESHVLTEPQVDLEESLKFDTEPVEIQDFQEKHLRNKTVRMVRVLWRNKMFEEITWEREDLMKEKHPELFERDMKNFKDEIS